One window from the genome of Populus alba chromosome 15, ASM523922v2, whole genome shotgun sequence encodes:
- the LOC118056389 gene encoding dihydrodipicolinate reductase-like protein CRR1, chloroplastic isoform X3, whose translation MAALSCHFHFTVHKVSKNVITRPFISCSMQPSQSNIKVVINGAAKEIGRAAVIAVTKARGMEVAGAVDSHFVGEDIGKLCDMEEPLEIPIINDLTMVLGSISQSKETGVVVDFTDPSTVYDNVKQATAFGMRSVVYVPRIKLDSVGALSAFCDKASMGCLIAPTLSIGSILLQQAAITASFHYNNAEIVESKANPIDFPSMDAIQISKNLSNLGQIYNREDISTDVVARGQVIGEDGVRVHSMVLPGLPSSTTVYFSGPGEVYSIKHDITDVQSLMPGLLLAIRKVIRLKG comes from the exons ATGGCAGCCCTAAGCTGCCATTTTCATTTCACAGTTCATAAAGTTTCTAAAAATGTGATAACCAGGCCGTTTATCTCCTGCTCAATGCAACCTTCTCAGAGTAATATTAAG GTAGTTATCAATGGAGCAGCAAAGGAAATAGGAAGGGCAGCAGTAATTGCAGTAACTAAGGCAAGAGGAATGGAGGTGGCAGGTGCTGTAGATTCCCATTTTGTTGGAGAAGATATTGGAAAG CTTTGTGACATGGAAGAGCCTCTTGAAATACCAATAATAAATGATCTTACTATGGTATTAGGTTCCATATCTCAG TCAAAAGAAACAGGAGTAGTAGTTGATTTTACTGATCCTTCCACAGTTTATGACAATGTGAAGCAG GCAACAGCGTTTGGCATGAGAAGTGTGGTGTATGTTCCTCGGATTAAACTCGACTCGGTTGGAGCATTATCTGCATTCTGTGACAAAGCCAGCATG GGTTGTCTGATTGCACCAACTCTGTCCATTGGTTCTATACTCCTTCAGCAAGCTGCCATCACAGCTTCCTTTCATTACAACAACGCAGAAATTGTTGAATCAAAAGCAAATCCAATA GATTTTCCGTCAATGGATGCTATTCAGATTTCAAAGAACCTCTCTAACCTGGGTCAGATTTACAACAGAGAAGATATATCTACAGATGTAGTG GCAAGAGGCCAAGTTATAGGAGAGGATGGTGTTAGGGTACATAGCATGGTCCTACCAGGGCTTCCCTCTAGTACAACTGTTTACTTCTCTGGCCCAGGAGAG GTTTACTCTATCAAACATGATATCACTGATGTGCAATCCCTCATGCCTGGCCTGCTCTTGGCTATCAGAAAGGTCATCCGACTTAAG
- the LOC118056389 gene encoding dihydrodipicolinate reductase-like protein CRR1, chloroplastic isoform X1 has protein sequence MAALSCHFHFTVHKVSKNVITRPFISCSMQPSQSNIKVVINGAAKEIGRAAVIAVTKARGMEVAGAVDSHFVGEDIGKLCDMEEPLEIPIINDLTMVLGSISQSKETGVVVDFTDPSTVYDNVKQATAFGMRSVVYVPRIKLDSVGALSAFCDKASMGCLIAPTLSIGSILLQQAAITASFHYNNAEIVESKANPIVSGRNNFKKSNSIKQCFFNAFGAQDFPSMDAIQISKNLSNLGQIYNREDISTDVVARGQVIGEDGVRVHSMVLPGLPSSTTVYFSGPGEVYSIKHDITDVQSLMPGLLLAIRKVIRLKNLVYGLEKFL, from the exons ATGGCAGCCCTAAGCTGCCATTTTCATTTCACAGTTCATAAAGTTTCTAAAAATGTGATAACCAGGCCGTTTATCTCCTGCTCAATGCAACCTTCTCAGAGTAATATTAAG GTAGTTATCAATGGAGCAGCAAAGGAAATAGGAAGGGCAGCAGTAATTGCAGTAACTAAGGCAAGAGGAATGGAGGTGGCAGGTGCTGTAGATTCCCATTTTGTTGGAGAAGATATTGGAAAG CTTTGTGACATGGAAGAGCCTCTTGAAATACCAATAATAAATGATCTTACTATGGTATTAGGTTCCATATCTCAG TCAAAAGAAACAGGAGTAGTAGTTGATTTTACTGATCCTTCCACAGTTTATGACAATGTGAAGCAG GCAACAGCGTTTGGCATGAGAAGTGTGGTGTATGTTCCTCGGATTAAACTCGACTCGGTTGGAGCATTATCTGCATTCTGTGACAAAGCCAGCATG GGTTGTCTGATTGCACCAACTCTGTCCATTGGTTCTATACTCCTTCAGCAAGCTGCCATCACAGCTTCCTTTCATTACAACAACGCAGAAATTGTTGAATCAAAAGCAAATCCAATAGTAAGTGGTAGGAACAATTTTAAGAAGAGTAATTCAATcaagcaatgtttttttaatgcctTTGGTGCACAGGATTTTCCGTCAATGGATGCTATTCAGATTTCAAAGAACCTCTCTAACCTGGGTCAGATTTACAACAGAGAAGATATATCTACAGATGTAGTG GCAAGAGGCCAAGTTATAGGAGAGGATGGTGTTAGGGTACATAGCATGGTCCTACCAGGGCTTCCCTCTAGTACAACTGTTTACTTCTCTGGCCCAGGAGAG GTTTACTCTATCAAACATGATATCACTGATGTGCAATCCCTCATGCCTGGCCTGCTCTTGGCTATCAGAAAGGTCATCCGACTTAAG
- the LOC118056389 gene encoding dihydrodipicolinate reductase-like protein CRR1, chloroplastic isoform X2, whose translation MAALSCHFHFTVHKVSKNVITRPFISCSMQPSQSNIKVVINGAAKEIGRAAVIAVTKARGMEVAGAVDSHFVGEDIGKLCDMEEPLEIPIINDLTMVLGSISQSKETGVVVDFTDPSTVYDNVKQATAFGMRSVVYVPRIKLDSVGALSAFCDKASMGCLIAPTLSIGSILLQQAAITASFHYNNAEIVESKANPIDFPSMDAIQISKNLSNLGQIYNREDISTDVVARGQVIGEDGVRVHSMVLPGLPSSTTVYFSGPGEVYSIKHDITDVQSLMPGLLLAIRKVIRLKNLVYGLEKFL comes from the exons ATGGCAGCCCTAAGCTGCCATTTTCATTTCACAGTTCATAAAGTTTCTAAAAATGTGATAACCAGGCCGTTTATCTCCTGCTCAATGCAACCTTCTCAGAGTAATATTAAG GTAGTTATCAATGGAGCAGCAAAGGAAATAGGAAGGGCAGCAGTAATTGCAGTAACTAAGGCAAGAGGAATGGAGGTGGCAGGTGCTGTAGATTCCCATTTTGTTGGAGAAGATATTGGAAAG CTTTGTGACATGGAAGAGCCTCTTGAAATACCAATAATAAATGATCTTACTATGGTATTAGGTTCCATATCTCAG TCAAAAGAAACAGGAGTAGTAGTTGATTTTACTGATCCTTCCACAGTTTATGACAATGTGAAGCAG GCAACAGCGTTTGGCATGAGAAGTGTGGTGTATGTTCCTCGGATTAAACTCGACTCGGTTGGAGCATTATCTGCATTCTGTGACAAAGCCAGCATG GGTTGTCTGATTGCACCAACTCTGTCCATTGGTTCTATACTCCTTCAGCAAGCTGCCATCACAGCTTCCTTTCATTACAACAACGCAGAAATTGTTGAATCAAAAGCAAATCCAATA GATTTTCCGTCAATGGATGCTATTCAGATTTCAAAGAACCTCTCTAACCTGGGTCAGATTTACAACAGAGAAGATATATCTACAGATGTAGTG GCAAGAGGCCAAGTTATAGGAGAGGATGGTGTTAGGGTACATAGCATGGTCCTACCAGGGCTTCCCTCTAGTACAACTGTTTACTTCTCTGGCCCAGGAGAG GTTTACTCTATCAAACATGATATCACTGATGTGCAATCCCTCATGCCTGGCCTGCTCTTGGCTATCAGAAAGGTCATCCGACTTAAG